The following are encoded in a window of Candida dubliniensis CD36 chromosome 4, complete sequence genomic DNA:
- a CDS encoding subunit of the mRNA cleavage and polyadenylation factor, putative (Similar to S. cerevisiae CFT1;~In S. cerevisiae: RNA-binding subunit of the mRNA cleavage and polyadenylation factor; involved in poly(A) site recognition and required for both pre-mRNA cleavage and polyadenylation): MDAYHEFIDPSKVNNCVGCNFISSTKRNLIVGKGSLLQIFDTIQLKQSTINKPQYRLKLIDQFKLQGAITDLKSIRTIENPNLDYLMVSTKYAKFSIIKWDHHLNTIATVSLHYYEHCIQNSTFEKLAVSELILEPTYNSVSCLRFKNLLCFLPFEVIEEDDDDEEEEDDEEEEEDEDMKDSKEKTDKKQLKTDEIEEDTNGTNKESHLFYDSSFIIDATTLDSSIDTVVDMQFLHNYREPTIAVLSSKQEVWAGNLIKSKDNIQFQVLTLDLNSKSTISVFKIDNLPYEIDRIVPLPSPLNGTLLVGCNELIHVDNGGVLKRIAVNKFTRLITASIKSFQDQSDLNLKLENCSIVPIPDDHRVLLILQTGEFYFINFELDGKSIKRIHIDNVDKKTYDKIQLNHPGEVAVLDKNMLFIANSNGNSPLIQVRYRDSLKTSETKESKLKQIEGKEKEDTNDEEEEEDEDEDDLYKEEEEEETQKTISKSRIEFLYHDELINNGPSSTFTLGICSKERFKCNLPNPNYNEVSILSNAGTDSQTKLNIITPTIQPSISSSLTFSQVNRMWNLNQKYLITSDDVNYKSEIFQIEKSYARMKSKHFINNELTINMHELNNGKFILQVTPKQIVLYDNKFKKRFTLNDEIKDDEILSSILRDEFLMIFLASGDVMIFAINTYNESYDKIEIPKLLDDTIITTGYITNSHLLSAVSKNVNLLLGNSTTNNDNNKSNNKKKRKYSALSTSGRDKKNTEKPQTTAAHTPKVNKVKTFVLVTGDNRIVAFNRFHGEKCYQLNNVDRFTDNLSLGFFDPNQQTVDPFIKQIMLNELGDKFDNKDEYLTILTIGGEIYMYKLYYDGENYFFKKEKDLTITGAPDNAFPYGTSIERRLVYFPNLNGFTSIFVTGVIPYLILKTIHSIPRIFQFSKIAVMSISAFSDSKIKNGLIFLDNQQNARICELPLDFNYEFNLPMKHVDIGESIKSIAYHETSDTVVLSTFKQIPYECLDEEGKPIAGIIKNIKDTPAISFKGSVKLVSPYNWTVIENIELGDNEVGMTIKSMILDVGSESKSTVGTDPNSLIKKYNKKKREYIVIGIGKYRMEDLAANGIFKIYEIIDIIPEPGKPETNHKFKEIFKEDTRGAITSICELSGRFLVSQGQKVIVRDLQDDGTVPVAFLDTPVYVSESKSFGNLVILGDPLKGCWLVGFDAEPFRMIMLGKDTQHISVECADFIINDDEIFVLVADNNNVLHLLNYDPDDPQSINGTKLLTKASFELNSTISCLRSLPLKDIDEKVQNETDAAAAATIPLPNNTQNNFQVIGSTQDGSFFNVFPINEAAYRRMYILQQQLIDKEFHYCGLNPRLNRIGSIKLQNNETNTKPILDYDLIRRFTKLSDDRKRNFANKVSGKGIYQDIWKDIIRFEHALNDL; this comes from the coding sequence aattgatcaattcaaattacAAGGAGCAATCACtgatttaaaatcaattagaaCTATTGAAAATCCTAATTTGGATTATTTAATGGTATCGACTAAATATGCcaagttttcaataattaaatgggatcatcatttaaataCTATAGCCACGGTTTCATTACACTATTATGAACATTGTATACAGAATTCAACGTTTGAAAAACTTGCTGTTTCAGAATTGATTTTAGAACCAACATATAATTCAGTAAGCTGTCTTCGattcaagaatttattaTGTTTTTTACCGTTTGAGGTtatagaagaagatgatgatgatgaagaagaagaggatgacgaggaggaggaggaggatgAAGATATGAAAGACTCCAAAGAAAAGACAgacaaaaaacaattgaaaactgatgaaatagaagaagataCAAATGGTACTAATAAAGAATCACATTTATTCTATGATTCCAGTTTTATAATTGATGCCACTACTTTAGACTCATCAATAGATACCGTTGTTGATATGCAGTTTTTACATAATTATCGTGAACCAACAATTGCAGTGTTGTCTCTGAAACAAGAAGTTTGGGCTGGgaatttgatcaaatcaaaagacAATATCCAATTTCAAGTATTAACTTTAGATTTAAATCTGAAATCTACAATTTCTGTATTCAagattgataatttacCCTATGAAATCGATAGGATCGTTCCATTACCAAGTCCATTAAATGGTACATTATTAGTTGGTTGTAATGAATTGATACATGTGGATAATGGAGGGGTATTGAAACGTATTGCCGTCAATAAATTTACTCGTTTGATAACTGCATCAATTAAAAGTTTCCAAGATCAATctgatttaaatttgaaattagaaaattgTTCCATAGTACCTATTCCTGATGATCACCGtgttttgttgattttacAAACAGGGgagttttattttattaattttgaattagatgggaaatcaattaaaagaattcatattgataatgttgataaaaaaacTTATGATAAAATACAATTGAATCACCCTGGTGAAGTTGCTGTATTAGATAAGAACATGTTATTCATTGCCAATTCCAATGGGAATAGTCCTTTAATACAAGTTAGATACCGTGACTCATTAAAAACACTGGAAACCAAAGAATCTAAATTAAAGCAAATTGAAggcaaagaaaaagaggaCACCAatgacgaagaagaagaagaggatgaagatgaagatgactTGTATAAggaggaagaagaggaggaaACTCAAAAAACGATAAGTAAATCTCGTATCGAGTTTTTATACCACgatgaattgattaataacGGTCCATCATCTACTTTTACATTAGGAATATGCTCAAAAGAGAGATTCAAATGTAACTTACCTAATCCAAACTATAATGAAGTTTCTATTTTGAGTAATGCCGGGACTGATTCACAAaccaaattgaatataatcaCTCCAACGATTCAACCAtctatttcatcatcattaacatTTTCTCAAGTTAATCGAATGTggaatttaaatcaaaagtATTTGATAACTTCCGATGATGTCAATTATAAATCggaaatttttcaaattgaaaaatcttaTGCGAgaatgaaatcaaaacattttattaataatgaattaacCATCAATATGCACGAATTAAATAATGGTAAATTCATTTTGCAAGTGACACCTAAACAGATTGTATtatatgataataaattcaaaaaaagattCACATtgaatgatgaaattaaagatgatgaaattttaaGTAGTATTTTAAGAGATGAatttttaatgattttcttAGCTAGTGGTGATGTAATGATTTTTGCCATTAATACTTATAATGAATCATACGATAAAATAGAAATtccaaaattattagatgatACAATTATCACCACCGGGTATATTACTAATTCTCATTTATTGAGTGCAGTTTCTAAAAATGTTAATTTGTTATTAGGTAATAGcaccaccaacaatgacaacaacaaaagtaacaataagaaaaagagaaaatatAGTGCTTTAAGTACTTCTGGAAGAGATAAGAAAAATACTGAAAAACCAcaaacaacagcagcacATACACCAAAAGTAAATAAAGTGAAAACATTTGTTTTGGTCACTGGTGACAACCGTATTGTTGCATTTAATAGATTTCATGGAGAAAAATGTTATCAGTTAAACAATGTTGATCGGTTTACTGATAATCTTTCCCTTGGATTTTTTGACCCAAACCAACAAACAGTTGATCCatttataaaacaaatcatgttgaatgaattgggtgataaatttgataataaagatGAATATCTTACTATTTTGACTATTGGTGGtgaaatatatatgtataaaCTTTATTATGATGGAGagaattattttttcaaaaaggaaaaagatTTAACTATTACGGGTGCTCCAGATAATGCTTTCCCCTATGGTActtcaattgaaagaagatTAGTATATTTCCCCAATTTAAATGGATTCACTAGTATTTTTGTGACTGGAGTAATTccatatttgattttgaaaaccattcattcaattccaagaattttccaattttcaaaaattgcTGTCATGTCAATTTCAGCATTTTCAGAttccaaaattaaaaatggattgatttttttggataatcaacaaaatgcTCGTATTTGTGAATTACCATTAGATTTTAATtatgaattcaatttacCAATGAAACATGTGGATATTGGAGAACTGATTAAATCAATAGCATACCATGAGACGTCTGATACAGTTGTATTATCAACATTTAAACAAATTCCTTATGAATGTCTTGATGAAGAAGGGAAACCAATTGCTGgtattatcaaaaatattaaagaCACACCTGCCATTTCATTTAAGGGTTCTGTTAAATTAGTCTCACCCTATAATTGGACGGtcattgaaaatattgaattagGGGATAATGAAGTTGGCATGACgataaaatcaatgattCTTGATGTTGGGTCAGAATCAAAGTCTACGGTTGGAACTGATcccaattcattaattaaaaaatataataaaaagaaacgaGAATATATCGTTATTGGAATTGGGAAATATCGTATGGAAGATCTTGCTGCCAATGggattttcaaaatatatgaaatcattgatattattcCTGAACCTGGGAAACCAGAGACTAACCATAAATTTAAAGAGATTTTCAAAGAAGATACTCGTGGTGCTATCACCAGTATTTGTGAATTAAGTGGACGATTTCTAGTATCACAAGGTCAAAAAGTGATTGTTAGAGATTTACAGGATGATGGTACTGTTCCAGTAGCATTTTTAGATACCCCAGTATACGTTTCTGAATCGAAAAGTTTTGGCAATTTAGTAATTTTGGGAGATCCATTAAAAGGATGTTGGTTAGTTGGATTTGATGCTGAACCATTTAGAATGATAATGTTGGGTAAAGATACCCAACATATATCAGTAGAATGTGCTGATTTCATAatcaatgatgatgaaatatttgtattggttgctgataataataatgttcttcatttattaaattatgaCCCTGATGATcctcaatcaattaatggTACCAAACTATTAACCAAGGcatcatttgaattgaattcaacaatatcatgTTTAAGGTCATTACCATTGAAAGATATTGATGAGAAAGTACAAAATGAGACCGATGCTGCCGCTGCCGCTACAATCCCTCTTCCAAATAATACCCAAAATAACTTCCAAGTGATTGGATCTACCCAAGATGgatcatttttcaatgttttCCCCATTAATGAAGCAGCATATCGAAGAATGTATattttacaacaacaattaattgataaagagTTTCATTATTGTGGATTAAATCCAAGACTTAATCGTATTGGTAGTAtcaaattacaaaataatgaaactaATACTAAACCAATTTTAGATTATGATTTGATTAGAAGATTTACTAAATTGAGTGATGATAGGAAACGAAATTTTGCTAATAAAGTGAGTGGCAAAGGTATTTATCAAGATATTTGGAAAGATATTATAAGATTTGAACATGCATTGAATGATCTATAA
- a CDS encoding GPI-anchored cell wall protein, putative (Similar to S. cerevisiae MUC1): MRSVLPISVLLTAGLSASMNTIRSTTISSISSCSSSSASSSSLPSSSALSVVPDLSSARYLNTTIQTIRANSATSGGDSSSGSDSESPETRYEYETDTDYTHITKTVCDSNNNCYVTVDSESLTTYTTTIDGVLTVITTGVSASAAATADAESTIASTSGVASTSDIVSSSSGTTAVSPISTKAAIESSSSLTSSKPQETQYEYETDIDVSHVVKTVCNSESKCYLTTQVQSSTTYTTTIDGVLTVITTDVPISKTNSPSVVTSSGAVATEESTETEVLTTVMTVTSCSDNKCSSTVFTSGFSVYTVDETAYTTYFPVTTITSKLSSASINGEATNTKSGATVSATSTTTTAGNPQETETKISTAIVTITSCSNNKCHEETKTTGIKVYTSEETIYTTYCPLSSTSETTNVVSVETPKPQSKQPNSSPVVEKSSSLEATSSNTATTTTTAGTSSNPPVTINVISGNIVTETPVVNQVQSTSKHSDQSSTIAISTYEGVGATVFTTNITGFLSLVVSLIFFMI, translated from the coding sequence ATGAGATCAGTATTACCAATTTCAGTTTTATTAACTGCTGGTTTATCAGCTAGTATGAATACCATTAGATCAACCACCATTTCCTCAATATCATCAtgttcatcttcatctgcgtcttcatcatcattaccaTCTTCATCGGCATTGTCAGTGGTGCCGGATTTATCATCTGCTCGTTATCTAAATACTACTATTCAAACAATTCGTGCTAATTCTGCTActagtggtggtgatagtagtagtggttCTGATAGTGAATCACCAGAAACTCGTTATGAATATGAAACTGATACTGATTATACCCATATTACCAAAACTGTTTGTGActccaacaacaattgttaTGTTACTGTTGATTCAGAAAGTTTAACTACTTATACCACAACCATTGATGGTGTGTTGACGGTTATCACTACTGGTGTGTCAGCTTCTGCTGCTGCTACTGCTGATGCTGAATCAACAATTGCTTCTACTTCTGGTGTTGCTTCCACTTCTGATattgtttcttcttcttctggtaCCACTGCTGTTTCTCCAATTTCAACTAAAGCAGCTATCGAATCATCGTCTTCGTTAACTTCAAGTAAACCACAAGAAACTCAATACGAATATGAAACTGATATTGATGTTTCTCATGTCGTTAAAACTGTTTGTAACTCGGAAAGCAAATGTTATTTGACAACTCAAGTACAAAGTTCCACCACTTATACCACAACCATTGATGGTGTGTTGACGGTTATCACTACTGATGTTCCGATTTCTAAAACAAATTCTCCTCTGGTGGTCACTTCTTCTGGTGCTGTGGCAACAGAAGAATCAACTGAAACCGAGGTCTTAACTACTGTCATGACTGTTACTTCATGTTCTGATAACAAATGTTCATCAACTGTTTTCACTAGTGGATTCTCAGTTTATACTGTTGATGAAACTGCCTATACCACTTATTTCCCAGTGACAACAATCACTTctaaattatcatcagCTTCTATTAATGGTGAAGCCACAAATACTAAATCTGGTGCTACTGTTTCTGCTACTtccactactactactgctgGTAATCCACAAGAAACTGAAACTAAAATATCTACAGCAATTGTAACCATAACTTCAtgttcaaataataaatgtcatgaagaaacaaaaactaCTGGTATTAAAGTCTACACTAGTGAAGAAACTATTTATACAACTTATTGTCCATTGTCAAGTACTTCTGAAACAACTAATGTTGTTTCTGTTGAAACTCCAAAACCTCAATCAAAACAACCAAATTCATCTCcagttgttgaaaaatcttCAAGTTTAGAAGCTACTTCTAGTAATActgccaccaccaccaccacagcTGGTACTTCTTCTAATCCACCAGTCACTATCAATGTGATATCAGGAAATATTGTTACTGAAACTCCAGTTGTTAATCAAGTTCAATCAACTTCAAAACATTCTGATCAAAGTTCTACTATTGCTATTAGTACTTATGAAGGTGTTGGTGCTACTGTTTTCACAACTAATATCACTGGATTCCTTTCTTTGGTGGTTTCtcttattttctttatgatataa